The sequence below is a genomic window from Lodderomyces elongisporus chromosome 2, complete sequence.
AAAGTATAGTTGGGCAACCGAGGTTAgtcttttggttttgggGTTATTGgctttttttctaaacTCTTGTTCTGATAGTTTGTATCTTTGGcttgatggtggtggttgcaACTGGTTGATATTGTCTTGTAATGTGCGTTGATTATGGTTGAGACGTGTTGGTGTAAGTGgtgcagcagcagaagcGGTAGAAGGTAGTTGTTgctgtggttgtggttgtggctGTGTTTGGTGAAATCTGGATTTGTTGTATGGGGTGGATGTTGGTGAAGTGTGTAGTATTGATTTTGTGGGTGAGCTTAGAGGAGTGATGTTTTCCTTGTTGAGGATGGGTTGGTGAATAGCAGTGGTGTTGGCATTTGCAGTGAAGTTTGTATTTTTATTGGTTGGTGATCTATAGCTGGTGTCTATGTCCATCATGTTGCTGGAGATGGAGATGTTTTCCATTGACTGGGAAATGTCTCCAATGTCCTGGACATTCTGGTGTCTTGGTGATCTGTTGAAAAAGCTATTCATGCTTTATCGTGCAGGCTAGAGCGGTTGGTATATATTGGAGTGTGTTTTAATTTAAAAGGGAGGCAgcaaaaagttttgaatgATAATAGGTAGGTTATTAGCTATAGTAGTTGTAGTAGCAATATAAGTAGCAGTTAGtgtaattgtttgtggGTAGGTTTGTTAATAAAGTAAGGTTTAAAGTATCAACAAAGCAAAGTAAAGTTTGTTGGTGGAGTAatagcagttgttgttgttatagatgttgttgatgtttttttttccttcttcttcttcttcttctatttcaaACTATTGTCCATAActttaaaattaaaaatttaacTTGTTTATACCAAAGGTGTATATAATCAAAGGAGATGAAATGAGTGGGATCTTGAGATTTCGCAATCTTGTGTTTACATTCATTCTATATTGAGTCAAGGTAgatgcaaaagaaaaaaaaaagaaaaaagaaaaaaaaaatggataaAAAATGGATAAAAATTGTTAGCGTGTGTCAACAGCAAGTAAGGCGATTGGTAGCGCATagcttttatttttttctattgattcattcttttcatttgttttgttgattgGCAAAATAATTagcaagaagaaagagtaggaaaaaaccaaaaagtaGAGTGACATACAAAGTGTAAGGCTTAAGAGATGGTTAGGGTGTAAAAAGTATGAGGAAGAGTTGGTGTAGTGTATTAGTCTAGCCTAATTCTTTTGAACGTTGAAGTTGGCAGAGAAAGAAGTGAGTATGAAGAATTGATATCTAGTACTATATTTATAAATGTGTTTGTTAATATATTTGGGTACAATTAGTATGAGCTATGAACATCAAAACATATATTGTCAgtacttgttgttgaatGATTACATcctaaaagaaaattgtttGGATTGaggtggtaatggtggtggtaatggtggtggtgtatgtttttttttaaaaaggTGGGAAATTGAACCATCAACAAACAGTATAGGGATTAAGGCAGAGATGGAATTtgcattaaaaaaaaaaatggtttaaaacaaaaaaatatattgtAGATGGAGGAGGATACTTGTCGgacttttccaaattgtccttttggttgttgtggttgttgtggttcTTGTTTCTTAAGAGTATAACACGATACTCATAGTAAGAATGGGAATatagaaagagaaataaaaaaaaaaaagaagaagaagaagagaaaacatACGATGTGAGTATCACggaattttgaaaagaaaagaaattaaaaaaaaagaataaaaaaaaatactccGCCAGTTATTTTTGTGGGGTaagtatatgtatgtatatgtatctATATGTATCTATATGTATCTATATGTATGTGATTAGGGTGTAGAAGAAAGGGTGAGAGGGGTGGTGATAAGAAGTGGGTTATTAGATAAAGGTATTTTTATATCCATTTAATGCCGTGatcacacatacacatacacacatatatacacacaaacatacacacacacacagacgtagaaaagaaagacaagaTGTTGGTTGGAGGTAACAAACTATTACTCTCTGTTTAACAagtattttaatttttgtataaatgccactactactaccagtCTAGTATGCTATACAGCCTTGCGAGAGGAACAAGTTCAGTATTATTGAATAGAGTAAAGTCTACCTTCTTTAGTTCATAATCAACTGCAATTAATTGTTTATACTTCTATTCTTGCTTTACAGAATATatgatgctgttgctggttACTTGTAGTCTATTATAGTGATGCACTACAACAAAGTCTCGTATCACACTATATACATTTATActatattatattattatattattatattattatattattatattattatattattatattattatattattatattattatattattatattattatattattatattatactatattatattattatattattattattattattattatttactCTCGTACAAGATCTCTTACTCCTTgacttttcattttctcgTAACATCCaacagagagagaaagagagagagagagagagagagagagagagagagagagaaaaaaagatctCTCTTGACAggttactactactactggaagaagaagaagaagagtacTGAttgtccttctttttttttgcttcataGTTATTATGTGTTATTATGTGAAAACTATATGCAGGATATAATACTCCGACAAAGAGAATATGAAATTGGAAGGTtcaatataaaaaaattagagagagagtgtgtgtgtgtgtgtttgcaAGAGGAAACTgtagtaaaaaaaacacctacatacaatatatatacacatagagaggaaagagaatgaggatgagaatgagaatgGGAGTATGAGAAAATACCATTATTAACTCCACCTCACTTGTCCtcaggaaaaaggaaaaaggaaacttGGTGATTAAACCAAACACTCCACTCCACTCCCCCcccaacacacacacacacatgaAATGTTGGCGTTTTACTTCCATTCAAGCGAGTATCGGGAAGCTACTAAACAATACAACACTAGAAAGACAAGTATtgtctatttttctttcccttttttttttcttcttactTTGCCTTCAGCCAACCCACCAGTAGATAcgaacaaagaagaagaagactaataaaaaaataaataaaataaaaataaataaaataaaaagtatctATTCGccaatactttttttatcacagtgttttcatttcttcacCATAATCATCTAATTTgtctcttgttctttttttttttttttgttactgTGTATGCTGGATACAACACCACAAAACCATGGAGTGGGGTAGTAGTAAACTGAAATTCTTCTAAATCGTCTCACTGTCtaaataattattattattattattttttatattattattattttatagTTATATTTCTGCAGCTACCATATGCATCTCGGAGTAAGAGTTTTGAAGTGTGGGCCAAAGGAGCCTACAttaaatgtatatacatgCAGATGATCtctactattactactactactgttACTACTATTGTTACTGTTAGTTCTTACTTAACGTTTTGGAACACCGAATGAACAATAAGAGAGAATATTAATAAGTGtacgtgtgtgtgtatgtatgtacaAGGAGGATGTGTATTTCGTCTCCTGATATAAGCCATGTTTTCCATCTACTGTCcctcttctttcctttgctTCTCTTTGCTTCTGCTtgcttttctctctctctttgtgaCTTACTAGTACCAAACAACACTCTTGTATTATAGCAATTATTTTATGTCCTGTTCAGTAGTATAGTAATTTGTAGATGTAGATGTAAACTGTTATTGATATACTctaagagagagagagagagaaaaaaggaatacaTGGGGAGTAGTGAGTGGGGGGGGTTTGtttataattttattttatttttattttattttttatttttatatattttaaagcagcaaagagaaaagagaaacgaaagaaaggaaaaagaaaaaataaaaaaaagtccGAAATGAATTTTGGCTAATTGAAAGCTGCAGGAAAGACACAAAATAGTCTTATGATTGTTGAATAGGAATTTAACTTTGTGTAATATTAATCACCCACTTTTATATACTCTCTGCTAataattttatatttatattttatttattttattttattttcttatgCCGATGCAAATACAGATGAGCCGagttttgtaatttttctttccaattcaattcaattttCTGGTTGGgtggtttctttttttacccCATTGCACCAcaaacaacatcaacacacaacaacacacaacaacaacagtgcATCCcactctttctctttctctgtgaactgaaaaataaaatgccCATTGTCTTTAGACATTACACCACCACCCCAGTAACACCCCACCACTCCACCACTCCACCACCCACAACCTCCACTTTATCCCAACATCATCTacgcaagaaaaaaatgaaaaacataaaaaaaaaaatatagagagagagatattcatcacacacacacacactctctctctctcttttaaCATgtacaaatttttttattaacaattaataatttttttttcattattaaATACTTATTCTCTCATTACTACACGTATAGTATGAggtaccttttttttttctttattactCTATTCTTACCCCCGCCCCCCCCCTCCTACACCATCTGCAAAGCGAACTTTTTAtggataaaaaaagaattaaaattaaaaaataaaaataaaaataaaaataaaaataactaaagagaaagagagaaactTGCCTTGTTCCCATCGTATATATAGATCTTGCACTTTCCTCCCACAATTATTACCATCTCAttcccttttccttcttctttcttcttcttcttcttcttcttcattattACTTTCTTCTAAAACCAACTTAAACAACCCAACTTATAGTCTAGTACTAGCTACACTATTcagtctttttttatttttattcagcagaagataaaaattaccattcaatttttttttgctaatACCTAATTGCAAAGTATATCACCCACCTTACTACCCTTGTTTTtcataaagaaaaagtaaattaaaaaataaaactaataataacaataacaataacaagaaCAACTTTATCATAATGTCTGCCGATTTAGAAAACCAAAGACCCAAGGACCACCAGCTCCTTGTTGAAGACGAGCACAACTCTCACTCTAATAACCCTGCCCTCGACCCAGAACACCCAGTCACTAGAGTCCGCACAGATGGCGACTATATCCAGTTTGGTAACGAACGGTACTTGCGTTCTGACTTGATGAGCGCTTTTGGTGGTACCTTGAATCCAGGTTTGGCCCCACCCCCCAAGAATGACTTTGCAAACCCAGCCCCATTGGGATTGTCGGCTTTTGCATTGACCACCTTTGTCTTGTCCTTGATTAACTGCGAAGCTCGTGGAGTTACTGTACCAAATATCGTTACCGGTTTGGCCTTTTTCTATGGTGGAGCAGCCCAATTGGTTGCCGGAATGTTTGAAATTGCCGTTGGTAACACttttggtggtgttgccTTGTCCTCATATGGTGGATTCTGGGGTGCTTGGGCTGCATTGCACGTTGATGCCTTTGGCATTGCCGCTGCTTATGAAGGAGAAGAGGAGATGTTTGCTTATGCATTGGGTATCTTTCTCGTTGGCTGGTTTATCTTTACCTTTTtcatgatgttgatgactCTAAAGTCTACTGTGGCTTTCTTTTCagtgtttttcttgttgtcgATTacatttttacttttggcTATTTCAGAATTTACCGGTAAATCTGCAGTTAAGAAGGCTGGCGGTGTCTTTGGCTTGTTGACGGCTTTTGCTGCTTGGTACAATGCATATGCCGGTATTGCCACACCACAAAATAGTTATATCACCATTAAGGCTATTGAATTGCCAGACTTGCAAGACAAGTACAAGAAGAATTAGAGGCGAcaccaaaaataaaaaggaagaatctttttttttttcttgttttttttttcttttggtttattattttttttttgcccttaTGAAGATTAATTGCTAATTTTAAGTTtataaaaaggaaactttttttttaaacaaacaaacaaacaaaataagttgtcatttcttttctttacaatGGAGAAGTGACAGCTATGGTTTAGAGATTAAGGATTTGCAGTTTTGGTTAAAATTCTTtgttccccccccccctcatTGACTAATGCTGCAGAtcctttatcttttttataCCAAATTTtatcttaatttttttttcaaaccaccctcccctcccctcccccataaaaaaacaacaccTACACTTTTACATTTTCCCTTAATCACTGGACACGAACAAAATGAGCAATGAACAATGAACAACGAACAACgaacaacaaatacaacaTATATGTCAACTCCATTCAATTTatcgaaagaaaaaaaaaagttttaaTTTCCAACatctgctttttttttaatcaccatttttattcttttcaacaCTAATTGATTGGAGCTGGCTATATGTTGACacctatattttttttttattattattgttatttctatttttatta
It includes:
- the mug86_2 gene encoding Meiotically up-regulated protein 86 protein, whose protein sequence is MSADLENQRPKDHQLLVEDEHNSHSNNPALDPEHPVTRVRTDGDYIQFGNERYLRSDLMSAFGGTLNPGLAPPPKNDFANPAPLGLSAFALTTFVLSLINCEARGVTVPNIVTGLAFFYGGAAQLVAGMFEIAVGNTFGGVALSSYGGFWGAWAALHVDAFGIAAAYEGEEEMFAYALGIFLVGWFIFTFFMMLMTLKSTVAFFSVFFLLSITFLLLAISEFTGKSAVKKAGGVFGLLTAFAAWYNAYAGIATPQNSYITIKAIELPDLQDKYKKN